One genomic segment of Ascaphus truei isolate aAscTru1 chromosome 23, aAscTru1.hap1, whole genome shotgun sequence includes these proteins:
- the LOC142472983 gene encoding keratin, type I cytoskeletal 19-like produces the protein MRNCHSSAGSLKGGCHVGGHAPKISCHISSHHGGSHQVHHGGSHMSHHGGCHTSHHGGSHMSHHGGSHASHHGGSHKSHNGGSHASHHGGHYAAPSVHGGSGGKGVSFSKHSSFSHGCGVGSVYGGHSHGSHFSSCGGHGGWKKDGLLGINEKETMQLLNDRLSSYLERVRSLEQENAQLERKICEWYANNAPSTFPDFNSYFRTIEELQCQISAATLENARNVLQIDNAKLAADDFRNKYEMELRLRNNVEADLTGLRRVLEGLNMESCDLEMQVQNLQEELQQMKRNHEEEVKCLCAQLGARVNVEVNAAPSVDMNGALSEIREQYENLMERNMRETENMFLTRSEELNRQVASGSEQLQSVQTEIIELRRCVQSLEIELQSELSMKSALECTLAETQATYSSQLAQLQGLIDNVEGQLAQIRSDLERQNHEYRVLMDQKTHLEMEIATYKRLLEGHDIHATGHHISGGKHGCHQSVAHPTTEHVHRAKC, from the exons ATGAGAAACTGCCATTCCTCTGCCGGGTCCCTCAAGGGAGGATGTCATGTTGGTGGTCATGCTCCTAAGATCTCCTGCCACATCTCTTCCCATCATGGTGGCTCACATCAAGTCCATCACGGAGGCTCTCATATGTCCCATCATGGTGGCTGTCATACATCTCACCATGGAGGATCCCATATGTCCCACCATGGAGGATCCCATGCTTCCCATCATGGGGGATCTCATAAGTCCCATAATGGAGGATCCCATGCTTCCCATCATGGAGGCCACTACGCAGCTCCCAGTGTCCATGGGGGATCAGGAGGTAAAGGAGTCTCCTTCTCTAAACACTCTTCTTTCAGTCACGGTTGTGGTGTTGGAAGTGTATATGGCGGTCACAGCCATGGAAGCCACTTTAGCAGTTGTGGGGGCCACGGTGGTTGGAAGAAGGACGGCCTGCTGGGCATCAATGAGAAGGAAACCATGCAGCTTCTGAATGACCGACTTTCATCCTACCTGGAGAGGGTGCGCTCACTGGAGCAGGAAAACGCCCAGCTGGAGAGAAAGATCTGCGAGTGGTATGCCAACAATGCCCCCAGCACATTCCCCGACTTCAACAGCTACTTCAGGACCATCGAGGAGCTCCAGTGCCAG ATCTCTGCAGCCACTCTGGAAAATGCCCGGAATGTTCTGCAGATAGACAATGCCAAACTGGCTGCGGATGACTTCAGAAACAA GTATGAGATGGAGCTCAGGCTGAGGAACAATGTTGAGGCGGACCTGACCGGTCTACGCAGAGTCCTGGAAGGGCTGAACATGGAGAGCTGTGACCTGGAGATGCAGGTTCAAAACCTCCAGGAAGAGCTGCAGCAAATGAAGAGGAACCATGAAGAG GAGGTGAAATGTCTGTGCGCTCAGCTGGGCGCCAGAGTCAACGTGGAAGTGAACGCTGCTCCGTCTGTGGATATGAACGGGGCCTTGTCTGAGATCCGAGAGCAATATGAAAACCTGATGGAGAGGAACATGAGAGAGACGGAGAACATGTTCCTTACAAGG AGCGAGGAACTAAACCGGCAGGTGGCGTCCGGTTCTGAACAGCTGCAGTCAGTCCAAACCGAGATCATTGAGTTGAGGCGCTGTGTGCAGAGCCTGGAGATTGAGCTGCAGAGCGAGCTGAGCATG AAATCAGCCCTGGAATGCACCTTGGCAGAGACACAGGCCACTTACAGTTCCCAGCTCGCCCAACTACAAGGTCTCATTGACAACGTGGAAGGGCAGCTGGCCCAGATCCGATCGGACCTGGAGCGTCAGAACCATGAGTACCGGGTCCTCATGGACCAGAAGACCCATCTGGAGATggagatcgctacttacaaacgTCTGCTGGAAGGACATGACATCCA TGCTACAGGACACCACATCTCAGGGGGCAAACACG GGTGTCACCAGAGCGTGGCTCATCCCACCACTGAACACGTCCACCGCGCCAAATGTTAA